One region of Micromonospora ureilytica genomic DNA includes:
- a CDS encoding cystathionine gamma-lyase — MTEWGDGTRCVRAGLPEPAPGDPFLPGPVFAAPYHLDPFQGQGASPNGYGRPDNPTRRLLEAAVGELEGGDCRVFATGQAAITGLLLSLLRPGDTVVLPTDGYFPVRAFATGVLEAIGVRVLFVPTVGPYPSFEGVRLVLVETPANPGLDVVDVAALAERAHAAGALLAVDNTTATPLGQRPLDLGADLVVASGTKALTGHSDLLLGYLASRSTELIDAVTTWRTTTGAVPGAFDAWLAHRSLATLDLRLARQSANAAAIVDLLVGRSDVTGLRWPGRPDDPAYSVASAQMRRIPGVLSFDLGDADRVGRFVEAARLVAAATSFGGLHTTADRRAQWGDDTAPGFVRLSCGVEDTADLVADIAAALDVAGAV; from the coding sequence ATGACCGAGTGGGGAGACGGCACGCGCTGCGTACGCGCCGGCCTGCCCGAACCGGCACCGGGGGACCCGTTCCTGCCCGGGCCGGTCTTCGCCGCGCCGTACCACCTCGACCCGTTCCAGGGTCAGGGCGCGTCGCCGAACGGCTACGGTCGCCCCGACAACCCGACCCGGCGGCTGCTGGAGGCGGCGGTCGGCGAGTTGGAGGGCGGTGACTGCCGGGTCTTCGCGACCGGTCAGGCGGCCATCACCGGCCTGCTGCTCAGCCTGCTGCGTCCGGGGGACACAGTGGTGCTCCCCACCGACGGATACTTTCCGGTCCGGGCGTTCGCCACCGGAGTCCTGGAGGCCATCGGCGTCCGGGTGCTCTTCGTGCCGACCGTCGGGCCGTACCCGTCGTTCGAGGGCGTCCGGCTGGTGCTGGTGGAGACTCCCGCCAACCCGGGCCTGGACGTGGTCGACGTGGCGGCCCTGGCCGAGCGGGCGCACGCCGCCGGCGCGCTGCTCGCCGTGGACAACACCACTGCCACCCCGCTCGGTCAGCGCCCGCTGGATCTCGGTGCCGACCTGGTGGTCGCCTCCGGCACGAAGGCGCTCACCGGCCACTCCGACCTGCTGCTGGGCTACCTGGCCAGCCGGTCCACCGAGCTGATCGACGCGGTGACGACCTGGCGTACCACCACCGGGGCGGTGCCGGGCGCGTTCGACGCCTGGCTGGCCCACCGGTCGCTTGCCACTCTCGACCTGCGGCTGGCCCGGCAGAGCGCGAACGCCGCCGCGATCGTCGACCTGCTCGTCGGCCGGTCGGACGTGACCGGCCTGCGGTGGCCGGGGCGGCCGGACGACCCCGCGTACTCGGTGGCCTCGGCGCAGATGCGCCGGATACCGGGGGTGCTCTCGTTCGACCTGGGCGACGCCGACCGGGTGGGCCGATTCGTCGAGGCCGCCCGGCTGGTGGCGGCGGCGACCTCCTTCGGCGGCCTGCACACCACGGCGGACCGGCGGGCGCAGTGGGGTGACGACACCGCTCCCGGCTTCGTCCGACTCTCCTGCGGCGTGGAGGACACCGCGGACCTGGTGGCCGACATCGCCGCCGCGTTGGATGTGGCCGGGGCGGTCTGA